The Roseibaca calidilacus genome has a window encoding:
- a CDS encoding DUF2798 domain-containing protein — translation MKLRILTGVLMGTMMSVIMSGFITAVNTGIDTGFLGRWAYAWAVAWVIAVPLAVLVGPYARKWAERLA, via the coding sequence ATGAAACTTCGTATTCTGACCGGCGTGCTGATGGGCACGATGATGTCTGTTATCATGTCCGGGTTCATCACCGCCGTGAATACCGGGATTGATACAGGGTTCTTGGGGCGTTGGGCCTATGCTTGGGCGGTGGCTTGGGTCATCGCGGTGCCTTTGGCGGTTCTGGTCGGCCCCTATGCGCGCAAATGGGCCGAGCGGTTGGCCTGA
- a CDS encoding DUF3253 domain-containing protein, with protein sequence MGRAVGLSDARAALMALAQERGAGKSFCPSEAARRLSADWRPLMPLIRKAAAELQSAGALQATQKGQPVHPERARGPIRLTLASGPARPLP encoded by the coding sequence ATGGGCCGAGCGGTTGGCCTGAGCGATGCGCGCGCGGCGCTGATGGCGCTGGCGCAGGAACGCGGGGCGGGCAAAAGCTTTTGCCCGTCCGAAGCCGCACGCCGCTTGTCCGCAGATTGGCGCCCGCTGATGCCCTTGATCCGCAAAGCGGCGGCTGAGTTGCAAAGCGCCGGCGCATTGCAGGCCACGCAAAAAGGCCAGCCGGTTCACCCCGAACGTGCACGAGGCCCAATTCGGCTGACACTGGCATCTGGACCCGCACGCCCCCTGCCCTAG
- a CDS encoding SDR family NAD(P)-dependent oxidoreductase — MEQALVIGASGGIGRALVAGLQAQGWDVTGLSRREDGLDVTDAGSVNAHLSVLKGPFTRIIIATGALEIGPHGPEKALKQITPEGMAAQFALNATGPALVLAHAARLMPRDAPAVVATLSARVGSIGDNQIGGWHSYRAAKAAVNQIIRGAAIELGRTHKQAACVALHPGTVATNFTKKYLGRHPAVSPEHAAARLLEVMDRLGPEDTGQFFDYSGATVPW, encoded by the coding sequence ATGGAACAAGCACTGGTTATCGGGGCATCTGGCGGAATAGGGCGCGCATTGGTGGCGGGGTTGCAAGCGCAGGGCTGGGATGTAACCGGCCTGTCGCGCCGCGAAGATGGGCTGGATGTGACCGATGCGGGTTCTGTGAACGCCCATTTATCGGTGCTGAAGGGGCCGTTCACGCGCATTATCATCGCCACCGGCGCGCTGGAAATCGGGCCGCATGGCCCTGAAAAAGCGTTGAAACAGATCACCCCCGAAGGCATGGCCGCGCAATTTGCGCTAAACGCGACCGGCCCGGCGCTGGTTCTGGCCCACGCCGCACGCCTGATGCCGCGCGATGCGCCCGCTGTCGTGGCTACCCTGTCCGCACGTGTTGGGTCGATCGGGGACAACCAGATCGGTGGCTGGCACAGCTACCGCGCAGCCAAGGCCGCGGTGAACCAGATTATCCGCGGCGCGGCGATTGAACTGGGGCGCACCCACAAACAGGCGGCCTGCGTGGCGCTGCATCCGGGCACGGTTGCAACAAATTTCACCAAGAAATACCTTGGCCGCCACCCCGCAGTCAGCCCCGAGCATGCCGCCGCGCGCCTGCTAGAGGTGATGGACCGGCTGGGGCCAGAGGATACCGGGCAGTTCTTCGATTATTCCGGGGCGACCGTGCCATGGTAA
- a CDS encoding cryptochrome/photolyase family protein, giving the protein MVNLVLVLGDQLSQSLSALAEADRTTDVVVMAEVASEAGYVPHHPKKIAFTFTAMRKFAAQLQAQGWQVAYTRLDDPQNGGSIPAELLRRAEEFGTDRVLATEPGEWRLIDALRSLPLHLTLLEDTRFICTHAAFETWAEGRKALRMEYFYREMRRKTGLLMDGDKPLGGKWNFDHDNRKPASDDLFRKAPPHAQGDDVLAQVLDLVEARFPDNFGTLRPFQFQTDRAGALRALDHFITHALPDFGAYQDAMLAGDPYLYHAVIGLYLNAGLLDPLEVCERAADAYAQGHAPINSVEGFIRQIIGWREFIRGIYFLEGPGYTRRNALDHRRALPALFWGADTQMNCLHHAVGQTRELAYAHHIQRLMVTGNFALLAGVDPAQVHEWYLAVYADAYEWVEAPNVIGMSQFADGGVVGSKPYVSSGAYIDRMSDYCGSCHYRVKDKTGPRACPFNLLYWHFLIRHRDRFAGNPRMAQMYRTFDRMEQTRRDTVLTEAEAFLQKLDSGATV; this is encoded by the coding sequence ATGGTAAACCTGGTTCTGGTTCTGGGCGACCAGTTATCGCAATCGCTGTCCGCGCTGGCAGAGGCCGACCGCACAACCGATGTGGTGGTCATGGCAGAGGTCGCGTCTGAAGCGGGCTATGTCCCCCACCACCCCAAGAAGATCGCCTTCACCTTCACCGCCATGCGCAAATTCGCGGCACAGTTGCAGGCACAGGGCTGGCAGGTCGCGTACACGCGGCTGGATGACCCGCAGAATGGCGGCTCCATCCCCGCCGAATTGCTGCGCCGCGCCGAGGAATTTGGAACCGACCGCGTGCTGGCCACGGAACCCGGCGAATGGCGCTTGATCGACGCGCTGCGCAGCCTGCCGCTGCACCTGACGCTGCTGGAGGATACGCGCTTTATCTGCACCCATGCCGCGTTCGAAACATGGGCCGAGGGCCGCAAAGCCCTGCGGATGGAGTATTTCTACCGCGAGATGCGCCGCAAGACCGGGCTGTTGATGGACGGCGACAAGCCCTTGGGCGGAAAGTGGAATTTTGACCACGACAACCGCAAACCCGCCAGCGACGACCTATTTCGCAAAGCGCCCCCCCACGCGCAGGGCGATGATGTGCTGGCCCAAGTTCTGGACTTGGTCGAAGCGCGCTTTCCCGACAATTTCGGCACGCTGCGCCCCTTTCAGTTCCAGACAGACCGCGCGGGTGCCTTGCGTGCACTGGACCATTTCATCACCCATGCCCTGCCCGATTTTGGCGCGTATCAGGATGCGATGCTGGCAGGCGATCCGTATCTGTATCATGCCGTGATTGGCCTGTATCTGAATGCAGGGCTTCTTGACCCGCTAGAGGTCTGCGAGCGCGCGGCCGATGCCTATGCGCAGGGCCATGCGCCCATCAACTCGGTCGAGGGGTTCATTCGGCAGATCATTGGCTGGCGCGAATTCATCCGCGGCATCTATTTTCTGGAAGGGCCGGGTTATACCCGCCGCAACGCATTGGACCATCGCCGCGCGCTGCCTGCGCTGTTCTGGGGCGCAGATACGCAGATGAACTGCCTGCATCACGCGGTCGGGCAAACCCGAGAATTGGCCTATGCGCACCATATCCAACGGCTGATGGTGACGGGCAATTTTGCACTGCTGGCCGGGGTGGACCCGGCGCAGGTGCATGAATGGTATCTGGCGGTTTATGCCGATGCCTATGAATGGGTCGAAGCACCGAATGTGATCGGCATGTCGCAATTCGCCGATGGCGGGGTCGTGGGCTCGAAACCCTATGTCAGCTCTGGCGCGTATATTGACCGCATGTCAGATTATTGCGGGTCTTGCCATTATCGGGTCAAGGACAAGACAGGCCCGCGCGCTTGCCCGTTCAACCTGCTATACTGGCACTTTCTGATCCGGCACCGCGATCGTTTTGCGGGCAACCCGCGTATGGCGCAGATGTATCGCACTTTCGACCGGATGGAGCAAACCCGGCGCGACACGGTTCTGACAGAGGCCGAGGCGTTCTTGCAAAAGCTCGATTCGGGTGCGACTGTCTGA
- a CDS encoding pyridoxal phosphate-dependent aminotransferase, which yields MKTPRFTPLVVDLPATVPFVGPEAHMRANGRPFKARIGANESGFGPSPRAIEAICKTAPDAWMYGDSECFDLRNALAAHHGVTPAHIIIGEGIDGLLGLLVRMIVAPGDPVVTSDGAYPTFNYHVAGFGGVLHKVPYRDDHEDPGALLACAEDVGAKLLYFCNPDNPMGTWHSARIVERMVRAVPEGTFMVLDEAYIDAAPPGTAPQIDPDNPRVIRMRTFSKLYGLAGMRVGYAIAAPQVIAMFDRVRNHFGMGRVAQAAALAALQDQAWLRQVQQDVAEARKTLGRIAADNGLYMLPSATSFVALDTGRDGTFARRLVNALMARDVFVRMPFVAPQDRCIRVSTAPDAVLNVFADALPNALAEIEKSSHAR from the coding sequence ATGAAAACGCCACGTTTTACGCCCCTTGTTGTCGATCTACCCGCAACGGTGCCCTTTGTCGGGCCAGAGGCGCATATGCGCGCAAATGGCCGCCCCTTCAAGGCGCGGATCGGAGCAAATGAAAGCGGTTTCGGCCCCTCGCCACGCGCGATAGAGGCGATTTGCAAAACCGCGCCGGACGCATGGATGTATGGCGATTCGGAATGCTTTGATCTGCGTAACGCATTGGCGGCACATCATGGTGTCACTCCCGCCCATATCATCATCGGCGAGGGGATAGACGGGCTGCTGGGCCTTTTGGTGCGCATGATCGTCGCGCCCGGCGACCCGGTTGTGACCTCCGATGGGGCTTATCCGACCTTCAATTACCATGTCGCCGGGTTTGGCGGGGTGCTGCATAAGGTGCCCTACCGGGACGACCACGAAGACCCCGGCGCGCTTTTGGCCTGCGCCGAAGATGTCGGCGCGAAGCTTTTGTATTTCTGCAACCCCGACAACCCGATGGGCACATGGCACAGCGCCCGCATCGTGGAACGCATGGTGCGGGCCGTGCCCGAGGGCACATTCATGGTGCTGGACGAGGCCTATATCGACGCGGCCCCACCCGGCACCGCACCACAGATAGACCCGGACAACCCGCGCGTGATCCGGATGCGGACCTTCTCAAAGCTCTACGGCCTGGCAGGGATGCGTGTTGGCTATGCAATTGCTGCGCCGCAGGTGATCGCGATGTTCGACCGCGTCCGAAACCATTTCGGGATGGGCCGGGTCGCACAAGCCGCTGCGCTGGCTGCCTTGCAAGATCAGGCATGGCTGCGGCAGGTGCAACAGGATGTTGCCGAGGCACGCAAAACTCTGGGCCGGATCGCTGCGGATAACGGGCTGTATATGCTGCCATCGGCCACCAGTTTCGTCGCCCTCGACACCGGGCGCGATGGCACTTTCGCGCGGCGACTGGTCAACGCCCTTATGGCCCGCGATGTTTTCGTGCGGATGCCATTCGTCGCGCCACAAGACCGGTGCATCCGGGTCAGCACCGCGCCAGATGCGGTGTTGAACGTGTTCGCTGATGCACTGCCCAACGCTCTGGCGGAAATTGAGAAGAGCAGTCACGCCCGGTGA
- a CDS encoding flagellar hook capping FlgD N-terminal domain-containing protein: protein MLDPIAPSAPTARDAGTVPASASGGAGDFQTFLTMLTTQMQNQNPLEPIEASDFAAQLATFSGVEQQVHTNDLLTRLVGRMGLADLAGWVGREVLSPAPVRFEGELIRLVPPEVDGANRAELVVTDSNGREVGRYTVDPQSTEILFEVPETSTVLEHGAFYGFSMVSYRDEVELAENPVLGYAPVMEARTDSGRTLLVLAGGQIIDSDDVVGLRDPAVAAAG, encoded by the coding sequence ATGCTTGACCCGATTGCCCCAAGCGCGCCTACTGCCCGTGATGCAGGCACGGTGCCTGCGTCTGCCTCGGGCGGGGCGGGCGATTTCCAGACATTTCTAACCATGTTGACCACGCAGATGCAGAACCAGAACCCACTGGAACCGATTGAAGCGTCCGATTTCGCGGCGCAGCTTGCCACATTTTCTGGGGTTGAGCAGCAGGTGCACACCAACGATCTGTTGACGCGGCTTGTGGGGCGGATGGGGTTGGCGGACCTTGCCGGATGGGTTGGGAGAGAGGTTCTAAGCCCGGCGCCGGTGCGGTTCGAGGGCGAGCTGATTCGGCTTGTTCCCCCCGAAGTGGACGGCGCGAATCGGGCAGAGCTGGTCGTGACCGACAGCAATGGCAGAGAGGTGGGGCGGTACACGGTCGATCCGCAAAGCACCGAGATCCTGTTCGAGGTGCCTGAAACATCTACGGTTTTGGAACATGGCGCGTTTTACGGTTTCTCTATGGTCAGCTACCGCGACGAGGTGGAACTGGCCGAGAATCCGGTTCTTGGGTATGCGCCCGTGATGGAGGCGCGCACCGATTCCGGTCGCACATTGCTTGTTTTGGCAGGTGGGCAGATCATCGATAGCGATGACGTTGTTGGCCTGCGCGACCCTGCGGTTGCAGCCGCCGGATAG
- a CDS encoding flagellar hook-length control protein FliK encodes MPDVKFQSDSAGSVRVPWHQPAPVATGSGNGCFAQLVAGPQAGQGVQAAPAQVLFSSENPESPAGQTVATGDSGQQGLWGLCTVSTVPLGRAALGAIPSAQMPDDMRRDSALPEDDSPTNAASGLDQTVAQTSVAPVQDVPFWAELSPFSEQMAEAAVLPQAVPEGFGQFAGGPAGLTHMAQLPTRMACAQMVGTILRTGGGAAPTGQSLASPTLGQPVAAGLVVAGRGNWHGAKDAVNPAAQTGLPVVPIAEAALAPNPRLSGRGAAAILSRSGPAAPPQPTIPSTIVALAPSGPIGHDLGPRLTATEFGDGFSSMMMSVGAGPSGSALAPIGTALAASPATPSQQVALALASAQGDTLELVLSPEELGRVRIQLQSSETGLHLLISTERPETLDLLRRNIAHLSRDLSGLGLGNTSFEFAGDQPKGGQDQGRRADAGQTEFRQVATSDLPIGQIVASGQILSSDLPGAGLDLRF; translated from the coding sequence ATGCCGGATGTCAAATTCCAGTCCGATAGCGCGGGGTCAGTGCGGGTGCCGTGGCATCAGCCCGCGCCCGTTGCAACAGGGTCCGGCAATGGCTGTTTTGCACAGCTTGTGGCCGGGCCTCAGGCGGGGCAAGGGGTGCAGGCGGCACCAGCGCAGGTGTTGTTTTCGTCCGAAAACCCGGAGAGCCCGGCAGGCCAGACCGTAGCGACGGGCGATTCTGGTCAACAGGGCTTGTGGGGGCTTTGCACGGTTTCGACGGTGCCCCTTGGGCGCGCCGCGCTGGGGGCTATACCATCTGCTCAGATGCCGGATGACATGCGCCGCGATAGTGCGTTGCCAGAGGATGACAGCCCAACCAATGCCGCGTCTGGTTTGGATCAGACGGTGGCGCAAACTAGCGTGGCGCCTGTGCAAGACGTGCCCTTTTGGGCAGAACTTTCGCCCTTTTCAGAGCAAATGGCGGAAGCAGCGGTCCTGCCGCAAGCGGTGCCGGAAGGCTTTGGTCAATTCGCAGGCGGGCCCGCGGGGCTAACCCATATGGCGCAATTGCCGACCAGAATGGCCTGCGCGCAGATGGTTGGCACGATACTGCGCACGGGCGGCGGCGCGGCGCCAACTGGTCAATCCTTAGCAAGTCCGACCTTGGGCCAGCCTGTTGCCGCCGGCTTGGTCGTGGCGGGGCGGGGCAACTGGCACGGCGCGAAGGATGCGGTCAATCCGGCCGCGCAGACTGGTCTGCCTGTGGTTCCGATTGCAGAGGCGGCGCTTGCGCCAAACCCAAGGCTCTCGGGTCGTGGCGCGGCTGCGATTTTGTCGCGGTCCGGCCCTGCGGCCCCGCCACAACCGACCATACCCTCAACCATCGTCGCGCTGGCACCGTCTGGGCCGATAGGCCATGATCTGGGGCCGCGCCTGACCGCAACGGAATTCGGGGATGGGTTTTCATCCATGATGATGTCGGTGGGCGCTGGGCCAAGCGGTTCCGCCTTGGCGCCCATAGGCACTGCGCTGGCGGCATCGCCTGCGACACCCAGCCAACAAGTCGCTCTGGCCCTTGCCTCTGCGCAGGGTGACACGCTGGAACTTGTGCTGTCACCCGAAGAACTGGGCCGCGTTCGGATACAGCTTCAGTCGTCCGAAACGGGGCTGCATTTGCTGATTTCCACGGAACGGCCCGAAACGCTCGATCTGCTGCGCCGGAATATCGCGCATCTGTCGCGGGATTTGTCCGGGCTTGGCCTTGGCAACACAAGTTTCGAATTTGCCGGGGACCAGCCCAAGGGCGGGCAGGACCAAGGGCGCCGCGCTGATGCGGGCCAAACCGAATTCCGGCAGGTGGCAACTTCGGATTTGCCGATTGGCCAGATCGTCGCTTCTGGTCAAATCCTGTCGTCCGATCTGCCCGGCGCGGGTTTGGACCTTAGGTTCTGA
- a CDS encoding rod-binding protein → MLHTSGPVMLASQPKPQIKTAARQFEAVFLAQMLAASGAGRPSESQGGGIGESHFASFLLDAQAQRIAERGGIGLAETIIRHYAPEPPAKPQ, encoded by the coding sequence ATGCTGCACACATCAGGCCCTGTAATGTTGGCAAGCCAGCCCAAGCCACAGATCAAGACAGCCGCGCGCCAGTTCGAAGCGGTCTTTTTGGCGCAGATGCTTGCCGCCTCTGGCGCTGGACGACCTTCGGAATCGCAGGGCGGCGGCATTGGCGAATCGCACTTCGCGTCGTTCCTGCTGGATGCCCAAGCACAACGAATTGCAGAGCGCGGCGGCATCGGGCTGGCCGAAACGATCATTCGGCATTACGCGCCCGAGCCGCCAGCAAAACCACAATGA
- a CDS encoding flagellin, giving the protein MSSILTNTSAMVALQTLRGVNKNLAQTQSEISTGKSVGSARDNAAVWAISKTMDSDVKGFKAISDSLALGKSTVAVARQASETVTDLLTEMKGRIVAAQESNVDRGKINDDVTALKNQISSVVGAAQFNGLNLVDGSVTSTDILSSLDRDSGGAVTSSSITVTAQNLSAGTYTAREAFTGTNGVAADSGDAFGFSLDGNGGSTDAGTIVFTDQATAGYAAGDRINISLGENSVSYTITAEDIASTTIEDVLAVKVKDAIEASGADVTVDYDSGTGGTLTVTNDGANSLQISGQFTSVGSGGLAALDAIDVSNQAGAQAALETIETLIDRAVDAAASFGSDQKRIDTQAEFVTNLTDSLTTGIGSLVDADMEETSARLQALQVQQQLATQSLSIANQQPQNILSLFR; this is encoded by the coding sequence ATGTCAAGCATTCTGACAAACACAAGTGCAATGGTCGCGCTGCAAACCCTGCGCGGCGTCAACAAGAATCTGGCGCAAACGCAATCGGAAATCTCGACTGGAAAAAGCGTTGGCTCTGCCCGCGACAATGCGGCCGTTTGGGCCATTTCCAAGACCATGGATTCCGATGTCAAAGGCTTCAAAGCGATCTCCGATAGCCTTGCACTTGGCAAATCGACCGTGGCCGTTGCGCGCCAAGCATCCGAAACCGTGACGGACCTGCTGACAGAGATGAAAGGCCGTATTGTTGCGGCGCAGGAAAGCAATGTCGACCGTGGCAAAATCAACGATGACGTTACCGCGCTCAAGAACCAGATCAGTTCTGTCGTTGGTGCCGCGCAATTCAACGGCCTGAACCTGGTTGATGGGTCTGTCACCAGCACGGACATTCTCAGTTCGCTGGACCGCGATTCAGGCGGTGCCGTCACAAGCAGCAGCATCACCGTGACAGCCCAAAACCTTTCGGCCGGAACCTACACCGCAAGAGAGGCCTTCACCGGCACTAACGGGGTTGCCGCCGATAGCGGCGATGCATTCGGCTTCTCATTGGATGGTAACGGCGGATCAACCGATGCGGGCACGATCGTGTTCACGGACCAGGCAACTGCCGGGTATGCGGCTGGTGACCGGATCAATATCAGCTTGGGCGAAAACTCGGTCAGCTACACGATCACGGCCGAAGACATCGCTTCCACCACCATCGAAGATGTCCTTGCGGTCAAGGTGAAAGACGCGATCGAAGCGTCTGGTGCGGACGTAACCGTTGACTATGACAGCGGCACGGGCGGCACATTGACGGTGACCAATGACGGTGCGAACTCGTTGCAGATCAGCGGTCAGTTTACATCTGTCGGCTCCGGTGGCTTGGCCGCACTCGACGCGATCGATGTGAGCAATCAAGCGGGGGCGCAAGCAGCCCTCGAGACGATCGAAACCCTGATCGACAGAGCCGTTGATGCGGCGGCCTCTTTCGGCTCGGACCAAAAGCGTATCGACACTCAGGCAGAGTTCGTCACAAACCTGACCGACTCGCTGACCACGGGGATCGGCAGCCTTGTCGATGCCGACATGGAAGAAACCTCGGCGCGTTTGCAGGCTTTGCAGGTGCAACAGCAGTTGGCCACGCAGTCCTTGTCGATTGCGAACCAGCAGCCGCAGAACATCCTGTCGCTATTCCGCTAA